In one window of Patescibacteria group bacterium DNA:
- a CDS encoding virulence RhuM family protein: MENNKPNSEIIIYQGDGDEPKIEVRLTGETVWLSQQQLAELYQSSRTNIVEHIKHIYEDGELDELATCRNFRQVRVEGKREVERELPFYNLDMIISLGYRVKSSIATKFRIWATARLKEYIIKGFTIDSDRLKNLGGGNYWKELLDEIRDIRSSEKVLHRQVLDLYATAIDYDPQASESLKFFKIVQNKLHFAAHGHTAAEVIYLRVDSDKEFAGLTNFKGKQPTQAEAIVAKNFLELNELKVLNNLVSAYFDLAEINAIEQKPMKMADYIRELDNILKSTGRKILNDSGKISHEKATEKANLEYRKYKAKNLSEVEKSYLEAIKIVGKKIEKKAKEKSSRSKK, encoded by the coding sequence ATGGAAAACAACAAGCCAAATAGCGAAATTATTATCTATCAGGGCGACGGCGATGAGCCAAAGATTGAGGTGCGCTTAACAGGAGAAACAGTATGGTTAAGCCAGCAACAACTGGCTGAACTCTACCAATCATCACGTACTAATATCGTTGAGCATATCAAGCACATCTACGAAGATGGCGAGCTTGACGAATTGGCAACCTGTCGGAATTTCCGACAGGTTCGCGTCGAAGGTAAACGGGAGGTAGAGCGTGAATTGCCGTTCTATAATCTCGACATGATTATTTCGCTTGGATATCGAGTAAAATCAAGCATCGCAACAAAGTTTCGTATTTGGGCAACTGCGCGCCTCAAAGAATACATTATCAAAGGCTTTACTATTGATTCAGATCGATTGAAGAATCTTGGGGGAGGAAATTACTGGAAAGAATTACTTGATGAGATCCGAGATATCCGTAGCAGTGAAAAGGTGCTGCATCGTCAGGTGCTTGATTTGTATGCAACTGCCATTGATTATGATCCCCAAGCAAGCGAGTCCTTAAAATTTTTTAAGATTGTGCAAAACAAACTTCATTTTGCAGCTCATGGACACACGGCGGCAGAAGTAATTTATTTACGGGTAGATTCGGATAAAGAATTTGCAGGACTTACCAATTTTAAAGGCAAGCAACCAACTCAAGCCGAAGCGATTGTTGCCAAAAATTTTCTTGAATTAAACGAACTTAAAGTTTTGAACAATCTTGTTTCGGCATACTTTGATTTGGCAGAAATTAATGCCATAGAACAAAAGCCCATGAAGATGGCTGATTATATTCGTGAGTTGGATAATATTTTAAAATCAACGGGAAGGAAAATTTTGAATGACTCTGGAAAGATAAGTCACGAGAAAGCTACGGAAAAAGCTAATCTGGAATATCGCAAATACAAAGCAAAGAATTTGAGCGAGGTTGAAAAATCTTACTTGGAAGCAATTAAAATCGTGGGGAAGAAGATAGAAAAGAAAGCCAAAGAAAAATCTTCTAGATCTAAAAAATGA
- a CDS encoding DUF262 domain-containing HNH endonuclease family protein: MKNKFVDTKDYTYATLCSRYEKFSMPHNQRPYAWKTTQVNELWESIVENEEGYFIGNLVCLSPSEDSEDSLIIVDGQQRLTTVSLFLIAFKNILHEVKETKTSKELANLVDSYLFWRNPRTQELTPRLIPGKENLMEIFNSLLNMDKDEKKLDDNQLRYYSNLKYIITIIKKEIKNKKEEEIDFLIRKILSVQFIAIVVDSENDIYDLFEGLNSTGLGLSVADLLKNAVLKSAPSKMLRNNIESNWTQIENLFEDTKISIFPKFLRHYWISKKGYINSSRLFKTIKKEKIERKTGSEVDAFTKELLFNAQVYIGLKFEEYENNLTLLKRDEKIKKLLRVFRYLGGLDQVYEVLLSFYNKKQVDTAYKPSEFREDVQRLLYFAILAKFVSINPSDYEVIFASICESSVEYSDLRYKKEVGGKFKKLFKYVNKKEEFSKNFSKNLEYGSGSKLIEFLITELMINYCRDDRGIAILDPNIEHILPQNPQKWGLSKESISGYVNKIGNLTILHNNDNNDAGNEPLSKKISDVYAKSKFKFNRDLKKYEKDFLKDPEAAIIKRGVDLGGQIFDFLKVL; encoded by the coding sequence ATGAAAAATAAGTTTGTAGATACAAAGGATTACACCTACGCAACGCTTTGTTCAAGGTATGAAAAATTTTCAATGCCTCATAATCAAAGACCATATGCATGGAAAACTACACAAGTTAATGAGCTTTGGGAGTCTATTGTTGAAAATGAGGAGGGTTATTTTATCGGCAATCTTGTTTGTCTTAGTCCGTCAGAGGATTCAGAAGATAGTCTTATTATAGTTGATGGGCAGCAGAGGTTGACAACGGTGTCATTGTTTTTAATTGCTTTTAAAAATATATTGCATGAAGTTAAAGAAACAAAAACGAGCAAAGAGCTTGCTAATTTAGTAGACTCTTATTTGTTTTGGAGAAATCCAAGAACACAAGAACTAACTCCACGTCTTATACCGGGAAAAGAAAATTTAATGGAAATTTTCAATTCATTATTGAATATGGACAAGGATGAAAAAAAACTAGATGATAACCAGTTGAGGTATTATTCAAATCTTAAATATATAATTACAATTATAAAAAAGGAAATAAAAAATAAAAAAGAAGAGGAGATTGATTTTTTAATACGAAAAATATTATCCGTGCAATTTATAGCAATTGTCGTTGATTCAGAAAATGATATATACGATTTATTTGAGGGCTTAAACTCCACCGGTCTAGGTTTGTCGGTGGCCGACTTATTGAAGAACGCTGTGTTAAAATCAGCTCCTTCAAAAATGTTGCGAAACAATATTGAATCAAATTGGACACAGATTGAAAATTTATTTGAGGATACAAAAATTTCAATTTTCCCAAAATTTTTGAGGCATTACTGGATTTCAAAAAAGGGCTATATTAATTCGTCGAGATTATTTAAAACAATAAAAAAAGAAAAAATTGAAAGAAAAACCGGAAGTGAGGTAGACGCATTTACAAAAGAGTTATTATTTAATGCCCAGGTTTACATCGGTCTTAAATTTGAGGAATATGAAAATAATTTGACATTATTAAAGCGAGATGAAAAGATTAAAAAGTTATTAAGAGTGTTTAGATATCTTGGCGGACTAGATCAGGTATATGAAGTATTGCTTTCATTTTATAATAAAAAGCAGGTAGACACTGCCTATAAACCTTCTGAATTTAGGGAGGATGTTCAACGATTGTTGTATTTTGCTATTTTGGCAAAGTTTGTTAGTATTAACCCTTCGGATTATGAAGTCATTTTTGCCTCTATCTGTGAGTCCTCCGTTGAGTATTCTGATTTAAGGTATAAAAAAGAAGTTGGGGGAAAATTTAAAAAATTATTTAAATACGTTAATAAAAAAGAAGAATTTTCTAAAAACTTTTCTAAAAATTTAGAGTATGGATCTGGATCTAAATTGATAGAGTTTTTAATTACCGAATTGATGATAAATTATTGCAGGGATGATAGGGGGATAGCTATTTTAGATCCAAATATTGAACATATTTTACCGCAAAATCCACAAAAATGGGGATTGTCCAAAGAAAGTATTAGTGGGTATGTTAATAAAATAGGAAACTTAACAATACTTCACAATAATGACAACAATGATGCTGGGAATGAGCCATTGAGCAAAAAAATAAGTGACGTATACGCAAAATCTAAATTTAAGTTCAATAGAGATTTGAAGAAATATGAGAAAGACTTTTTAAAAGATCCAGAGGCAGCCATTATTAAAAGAGGTGTGGATTTGGGAGGGCAAATATTTGATTTTTTAAAAGTATTGTAA
- a CDS encoding DNA adenine methylase, which yields MIQATAVALNVHPIHVRLFLATFETAPPKDEDVVISYKKFVADNPKPFVKWVGGKRQLVQQFKDLNLYPPYKFNPKTATYFEPFVGGGAMFFDLLPKRAVLSDMNLELVTTYNVIKNDVSALIKKLKEHQKKNTKDYFLKVRALKVEKLSDVNRAARFIYLNRTCFNGMYRVNSSGGFNVPYGDNKNPLICDEVNLLKARDAMKETIILHQDYKYVLDKAKKGDFIYFDPPYYPVNKTSSFTSYTKEGFLEQQQEELRDTFLKLHKRGCYVMLSNSDTKFINDLYFELDRKIKIKKVFAGRAINSNGANRGKIKEVVVVNY from the coding sequence ATGATACAAGCTACCGCGGTGGCTCTTAATGTTCATCCGATTCATGTTAGGCTTTTTTTGGCAACCTTTGAGACTGCGCCGCCCAAAGATGAGGATGTGGTTATTTCTTATAAAAAATTTGTTGCAGATAATCCTAAGCCATTTGTAAAATGGGTGGGAGGAAAAAGACAATTAGTTCAACAATTTAAAGATTTAAATCTTTACCCACCCTATAAGTTCAATCCAAAGACGGCAACTTATTTTGAACCCTTTGTTGGCGGTGGTGCAATGTTTTTTGATTTGCTTCCAAAAAGAGCAGTACTATCAGACATGAACCTTGAATTGGTGACAACTTACAATGTTATCAAGAATGACGTTTCGGCTTTAATTAAAAAATTAAAAGAACATCAGAAAAAAAATACTAAAGATTATTTTCTTAAAGTCCGCGCACTAAAGGTAGAGAAACTTTCTGACGTAAACAGGGCTGCTCGTTTCATATATCTTAATCGAACCTGTTTTAATGGAATGTATCGAGTAAACAGTAGCGGTGGTTTTAATGTGCCTTATGGTGATAACAAAAATCCTTTAATTTGTGATGAAGTAAATCTTTTAAAAGCACGTGACGCCATGAAGGAAACAATAATTTTACACCAAGATTATAAGTATGTCTTAGACAAGGCAAAAAAGGGAGATTTTATATATTTCGACCCGCCATATTATCCAGTTAACAAGACTTCTAGTTTTACGAGTTATACCAAGGAAGGATTTTTGGAACAACAACAAGAAGAGCTTCGAGATACTTTTTTAAAACTACATAAACGTGGTTGTTATGTGATGCTGTCTAATTCTGACACTAAGTTTATAAATGATCTTTATTTTGAATTAGATAGGAAAATAAAAATAAAAAAAGTTTTTGCCGGGCGGGCGATTAATTCAAATGGTGCTAATCGGGGGAAGATTAAGGAGGTTGTTGTTGTTAATTATTAA